A genomic segment from Corylus avellana chromosome ca5, CavTom2PMs-1.0 encodes:
- the LOC132183224 gene encoding probable disease resistance protein RPP1: MSFPSLEIFHLNNLPKFRGWLRIRETVTAEHEPHHYLPLFPCLSSLKIKNCPIMSLIPVIAPGSQATISSSPSLSTLSKLKSLSLCRLEELESLPEVLLQNLTSLETLQIWGCCELQIFMSPLLQHLTALEDLQISNCKELISNENKESAQCLGPTTLRYLYVLNITSLVSLPWELRHVTTLQTLDIENCPTLMSLPEWIGDFTSLSALQIHNCPNLISLPEGMHRLTSLRHLMIMRCPRLDERCEEGTGEDWPKIAHIPNFSTRRLIFKAIG; encoded by the exons ATGTCCTTTCCTTCCCTTGAAATTTTCCACCTTAATAATTTGCCTAAGTTCAGGGGATGGTTGAGGATAAGGGAAACAGTAACAGCAGAGCATGAGCCACATCATTATCTTCCATTATTTCCTTGCCTTTCTTCTTTGAAAATCAAGAATTGCCCTATAATGTCTCTAATACCAGTCATAGCACCAGGGAGCCAAGCAACAATCTCATCTTCCCCTTCCCTTTCCACTCTCTCCAAATTGAAATCTCTTAGTCTTTGCCGTTTAGAAGAACTTGAATCTCTACCAGAGGTGTTGCTGCAAAACCTCACTTCTCTTGAGACTCTGCAGATTTGGGGGTGTTGTGAACTGCAAATATTCATGTCTCCACTCTTGCAACATCTCACTGCGCTTGAGGATTTGCAGATTTCTAACTGCAAGGAACTTATCAGCAATGAGAATAAAGAGAGTGCACAATGCCTTGGACCTACAACACTTCGTTATCTATATGTATTAAATATTACAAGCTTGGTGTCTCTCCCATGGGAACTTAGACATGTTACCACTTTGCAAACGCTCGACATTGAGAACTGCCCCACACTGATGTCTTTACCAGAATGGATAGGAGACTTCACTTCACTTTCGGCACTTCAGATTCACAACTGTCCCAATTTAATATCACTGCCTGAAGGGATGCATCGCCTCACCTCTTTACGTCACTTGATGATTATGAGGTGTCCTCGCTTGGATGAAAGATGTGAAGAAGGAACCGGCGAGGATTGGCCAAAAATTGCTCACATCCCAAACTTCTCGACTCGGCGGTTGATCTTTAAAGCAATTG Ggtga
- the LOC132181555 gene encoding probable pectinesterase 29 — protein MEYLQLMVYFTLTPFLFLHVSKAEEIISTTITVDLFGKGNFTSVQKAIDSIPSNNKLWTRIHVTAGIYREKVEIPPDKPYIVLQGESSRLTFIQWGEFGDSGRSATFKLYADNFVARDITFENTYNHMLSSDVVTNVTWAPAALIQGDKAAFYRCGFLGLQDTLTDWQGRHFFNTCYIEGAIDFIWGGGQSIYQDCFINVTKSRLGASGTAYITAQSRESEEDPNGFVFKYCAIRGSGPAFLGRAYRNHSRVVFYQSYFENIIAPKGWDAWDTITFSEVKNIGPGADMLKRVKWVKHLPEKTLEKLVDISFINAEGWIENQPSY, from the exons ATGGAGTATCTTCAGCTTATGGTCTACTTTACATTGACTCCCTTCCTTTTCCTTCATGTGTCCAAGGCAGAAGAAATAATTTCCACCACCATCACAGTTGATCTCTTTGGCAAAGGAAACTTCACCTCAGTGCAAAAAGCCATTGATTCAATCCCATCAAATAACAAATTATGGACTCGTATCCACGTTACGGCCGGTATTTATAG AGAAAAAGTTGAAATCCCTCCAGACAAACCATACATAGTTCTTCAGGGAGAGAGCAGTCGTCTGACTTTTATCCAATGGGGAGAATTTGGAGACTCCGGGAGAAGTGCTACCTTCAAGCTGTATGCAGACAATTTTGTGGCTCGTGATATTACATTCGAA AATACATACAATCATATGCTATCTAGCGATGTGGTAACAAATGTTACATGGGCACCGGCAGCTCTAATTCAAGGAGACAAAGCAGCATTTTATCGTTGTGGCTTTCTTGGCCTTCAGGATACACTCACTGATTGGCAAGGCCGTCACTTTTTTAACACTTGCTACATTGAAGGTGCAATAGACTTCATCTGGGGTGGTGGCCAATCAATTTATCAG GATTGCTTTATAAATGTAACTAAATCACGTCTAGGGGCCAGCGGGACTGCCTATATTACAGCTCAAAGCCGAGAGAGTGAAGAAGATCCCAATGGTTTTGTGTTCAAGTACTGTGCAATAAGAGGATCTGGCCCTGCATTTTTAGGGAGAGCTTATAGGAACCATTCCAGAGTAGTGTTTTACCAGTCTTATTTCGAGAATATTATTGCACCAAAGGGTTGGGATGCATG GGATACAATCACGTTCTCGGAGGTGAAGAACATAGGCCCTGGGGCAGACATGTTGAAGCGTGTGAAATGGGTGAAGCACTTACCCGAGAAAACATTGGAAAAGCTTGTAGACATAAGCTTCATAAATGCAGAAGGGTGGATAGAGAATCAACCAAGCTACTAA